One genomic window of Sphingobacterium oryzagri includes the following:
- a CDS encoding DUF5000 domain-containing lipoprotein, which yields MKKIKFFTFLLLAIFLMGSCAEEIKEISEKSTTPPGVVTDVRVTNLPGAAKIEYRLPIDKDLLYVKAVYTLASGRKMEVKSSYYNNSLMVEGFADEKPYTIDVYAVNRSEVSSEVVHVTIEPLENPIWKTYRSLEAIAAFGGIRITAENEDQKDVTIMVMQDSLGEWVPSVDNIYSSVKQINRTIRGLDTIPQTFAIVVRDKYLNFTDTLVTKLTPLYETTLPKSRYSAVTLPTDVEQEFGSTSLAAMWDGQAYHWPNVSITKTNVIVPQWVTFDTGVLAKMSRVVIWDYAEYTNSGRMYYYGGNMRDFEIWGSDNPPADGSWNNWTLLGKFMSVKPSGLPYGQQTTEDYELAYNGLSYDFDVTAPKVRYLRIKCNKNWIGSTFMSINELQVYGDPR from the coding sequence ATGAAAAAAATTAAATTCTTCACTTTCCTGCTGCTAGCTATTTTCCTGATGGGATCGTGTGCAGAAGAAATAAAAGAAATTTCGGAAAAGAGCACCACGCCGCCGGGTGTGGTGACGGATGTACGGGTTACGAACCTGCCAGGCGCGGCGAAAATTGAATATCGACTACCGATAGATAAAGATTTGCTGTATGTGAAAGCGGTGTACACGTTGGCTTCAGGCCGCAAGATGGAGGTAAAATCTTCGTATTATAATAACTCCTTAATGGTAGAAGGCTTTGCCGATGAAAAACCGTATACCATCGATGTATACGCGGTAAACCGAAGCGAAGTAAGTTCGGAAGTGGTGCACGTCACGATCGAACCTTTAGAAAACCCTATATGGAAAACGTATAGAAGTTTAGAAGCCATTGCTGCATTTGGTGGAATACGCATTACGGCAGAAAATGAGGATCAAAAAGATGTCACCATTATGGTAATGCAAGATTCGCTGGGTGAATGGGTGCCATCAGTAGATAATATCTACAGCTCGGTCAAACAGATTAACCGTACGATCCGTGGGCTTGATACGATACCGCAGACATTTGCCATCGTGGTGCGCGATAAGTACCTCAATTTTACAGATACGCTGGTTACCAAATTAACGCCTCTGTACGAAACTACACTTCCTAAATCGCGCTACAGTGCCGTGACGCTGCCGACCGATGTGGAGCAAGAGTTTGGTTCGACCTCTTTGGCAGCCATGTGGGATGGGCAAGCCTATCACTGGCCCAATGTTTCGATCACAAAAACAAATGTGATCGTTCCGCAATGGGTAACATTTGACACCGGCGTATTAGCGAAGATGAGTCGCGTCGTGATCTGGGATTATGCAGAGTATACAAACTCCGGGAGGATGTATTATTACGGGGGCAATATGCGCGATTTTGAAATATGGGGCTCGGATAATCCACCTGCCGACGGAAGTTGGAACAATTGGACCCTCTTAGGAAAATTTATGAGTGTGAAACCATCGGGTTTGCCGTATGGACAACAAACGACGGAAGATTATGAGTTAGCCTACAATGGTTTGAGCTATGATTTCGACGTGACGGCGCCCAAGGTACGTTACCTGCGCATCAAATGTAATAAAAATTGGATAGGTTCTACATTTATGTCGATCAATGAGTTGCAGGTATATGGCGACCCACGGTAA
- a CDS encoding RagB/SusD family nutrient uptake outer membrane protein has protein sequence MKTKIIKLLRHGLLIVGTAIGLSACQDYIDVVPDNLATIENAFTLRNEAEKYLFTCYSYLPENGDALSNTGLLAGDEVWIPFAQRELLGSNWHIARGSQNKANPLVNIWSTSMWRAIRDCNIFLENVSNTQKVLDLTPNDRSRWIGEVKFLKAYYHFLLMRAYGAIPLVKENLGIDATAEQVRVVQRPVDETTDYIVSLLDEALETSVPTVIQDRGFELGRITKPIILAVKAQVLLTAASPLFNGNSDYANFTNSQNELLFNQSYDEQKWVKAAEAAKAAMDGAEAAGFALFRFNKAQYGALTISDQTATTLSVNLGFNERWQTEHIWANPNSLAWNIQRDAMARLETNAAVTDARSHLAAPVKIAEMYYSRNGVPIGEDKTLDFTNRFTLRTATEAERYYIEPGYRTARLNYDREPRFYAHLGFDGGVWFKYSTPSNSDEDTYVLNGKLNQMGGFNTYGWGNETGYFLKKLVNWEQNFSTSGVSYKNYPWPDIRLSDVYLMFAEAANEAYGPSQDVYDALDKIRARAGLAGVLESWSSFSTNPGKPTTKDGLREIVQRERMIELAFEGKRFWDLRRWKLAVNYLNQNITGWSVFQEVTTDYYRLRTIYPQTFVAPRDYFWPISEYELTVNPSLVQNPGW, from the coding sequence ATGAAAACGAAAATAATAAAATTGCTTAGACACGGCTTGCTAATCGTTGGGACAGCGATAGGTTTGAGTGCCTGTCAAGATTATATCGATGTAGTGCCGGATAATTTGGCCACGATAGAAAACGCATTTACCTTGCGCAACGAGGCTGAAAAATACCTGTTTACCTGCTATTCCTACCTACCGGAGAATGGCGATGCGCTCAGCAATACCGGCTTATTGGCTGGTGATGAGGTTTGGATTCCGTTTGCACAACGCGAATTGTTAGGAAGCAACTGGCACATTGCCCGGGGAAGCCAAAATAAGGCTAATCCGCTGGTCAATATTTGGAGCACGTCCATGTGGCGCGCCATTCGGGATTGCAATATTTTTCTGGAAAATGTCTCGAATACGCAAAAAGTATTAGACTTGACGCCAAATGACCGTTCCCGCTGGATTGGTGAAGTGAAGTTTCTAAAGGCTTATTATCATTTTTTACTGATGCGGGCTTACGGAGCTATTCCGTTGGTCAAAGAAAATCTTGGAATCGATGCGACAGCAGAACAAGTGCGCGTAGTGCAACGCCCCGTGGATGAAACAACGGATTACATCGTTAGTCTATTAGACGAAGCGTTGGAGACATCGGTGCCCACGGTTATTCAAGATCGCGGATTTGAACTGGGAAGGATTACTAAACCTATCATACTTGCGGTTAAGGCGCAGGTGCTGTTAACTGCTGCTAGTCCGCTTTTTAATGGAAATAGCGACTATGCGAACTTTACCAACTCGCAAAACGAGCTGTTGTTTAACCAAAGCTACGATGAGCAAAAATGGGTTAAGGCGGCTGAAGCGGCCAAAGCGGCGATGGATGGGGCAGAAGCGGCGGGTTTTGCATTGTTTCGTTTTAACAAGGCACAGTATGGCGCATTGACTATTTCAGATCAAACAGCGACGACGTTAAGTGTTAACCTGGGTTTTAACGAACGTTGGCAGACTGAACATATCTGGGCCAACCCAAACAGTCTGGCCTGGAATATCCAGCGGGATGCCATGGCTCGCCTGGAAACCAACGCTGCGGTGACCGATGCGCGCTCACACCTGGCGGCGCCGGTGAAGATTGCCGAGATGTACTACTCCAGGAATGGTGTGCCGATCGGCGAGGATAAAACCTTGGATTTTACCAATCGATTTACTTTACGTACAGCAACCGAAGCAGAACGCTACTATATCGAGCCGGGCTACCGCACCGCACGCCTTAATTACGATCGGGAACCACGTTTTTATGCACACCTCGGGTTTGACGGCGGCGTATGGTTCAAATACAGCACACCTAGCAACTCTGATGAGGATACTTACGTGCTCAACGGAAAGCTGAATCAGATGGGTGGATTTAATACGTACGGTTGGGGAAATGAAACCGGATATTTCCTGAAGAAATTAGTGAACTGGGAACAAAATTTCTCGACCAGTGGTGTCAGCTACAAAAATTACCCTTGGCCAGACATTCGTTTAAGCGATGTGTATCTGATGTTTGCAGAGGCCGCTAACGAAGCCTATGGCCCCTCGCAAGATGTTTACGATGCGCTTGATAAAATACGCGCACGCGCTGGGCTCGCTGGTGTATTGGAATCGTGGTCGTCATTTTCCACCAATCCAGGAAAACCGACGACCAAAGACGGACTACGTGAAATTGTGCAGCGCGAAAGGATGATCGAGTTGGCCTTTGAAGGGAAACGCTTTTGGGATTTACGCCGCTGGAAATTGGCCGTGAACTATTTAAACCAAAATATTACGGGTTGGAGTGTTTTCCAGGAAGTGACGACCGACTATTATCGTTTGCGAACCATCTATCCGCAAACTTTTGTGGCGCCGAGAGATTATTTCTGGCCGATATCCGAATATGAGTTAACCGTAAATCCAAGTTTGGTGCAAAATCCAGGGTGGTAG
- a CDS encoding SusC/RagA family TonB-linked outer membrane protein, which produces MKRYKVLYQSLGLLLCFMAMCGVTQAQNLSVKGIVTGGATPLEGVTIGVLGGEARAVTDVNGAYVISAPAGMTLVFSNVGYLRQEISLAGKVADASGSLTLNVSLQEDDSVIEDVVVTGFGQREKRASVVGSITTVDPKQLKGPTSNLTTMLAGRVAGMIAFQRSGEPGSDNANFFIRGLGTFGTGKQDPLILIDNVESNATEMARLQPDDIASFSVLKDANAAAVYGARGANGVVLITTKMGTEGQTKFDFRMENSLSTNTRNFRFADNITYMEMANEAFLTRPANAASGQLPYWQSKIDHTKAGDDPLLYPNNNWIDQLIKDNTLNQRFNMSVTGGGAKARYYLAGTYNIDNGILKVEGLNNFNTNIKLKNYSLRSNVDLNFTPTTTGIVRFYAQFDDYIGPIGGYDDDGNRINGGTATFRRALWSNPVAFPAVYPASMMPYIQHPLFGNALTRNGGLYVNPYAEMVRGYQEYNSSTIMPQLEIKQDLNHLIPGLTLTGMAYVKRYAYFEVSRQYNPFYYSGSVSPDGNIALRVLNDGGTGSIGTVGTEYLNYAESEKTVNSMFYAHAMANYGHSFGKHRVGGMLLGLMQSQLSGNAGSLQLSLPSRNMGLSGRFTYGFDDRYLAEFNFGYNGSERFAQNNRMGFFPSFGLAYNISNESFFEPLTKVISNFKLRGTYGFVGNDQIGERSERFFYLSEVNMNNSNFGAAFGELGGYARPGISVSRYANPGITWERSKQINLGLDLEFVNGLSINVDAYQQTRSNILTGRSFIPATMGLQAAIIANTNKAESKGVDLTVNYQKSFGDGWYVNGRGTLTYAKSKMLIVDEPAYAESYRYTQGYPVKQYFGYLAERLFVDDQEAVNSPMQFGTPGEDYLGGDIKYRDLNGDGVISDLDRVAIGYPENPELIYGFGGTLGWKGLDFSFFFQGSARSSFMINAQNISPFYLNGGNQNGLLQAIADSYWSEDNRDLYAFWPRLSEGVVANNNQSSTWWLRDGAFLRLKSLELGYNVTERLLKRIRANNLRLYANATNLFAISRFKLWDVEMGGKGLGYPVQAVYNLGLQFSF; this is translated from the coding sequence ATGAAAAGATACAAAGTGCTTTATCAAAGCTTAGGACTATTGCTTTGCTTTATGGCGATGTGCGGCGTTACGCAGGCACAAAACCTGAGCGTGAAGGGGATAGTGACAGGCGGGGCTACTCCGTTGGAAGGAGTAACCATTGGTGTCTTGGGAGGCGAGGCGCGCGCGGTGACCGACGTGAACGGCGCCTACGTAATCAGCGCTCCCGCCGGAATGACACTCGTTTTTAGCAATGTCGGCTATTTACGGCAAGAGATTTCTTTAGCAGGAAAAGTTGCCGATGCTTCGGGTTCGCTAACGCTTAATGTGTCGCTCCAAGAGGACGATAGCGTCATTGAGGATGTGGTGGTCACCGGATTTGGGCAACGCGAGAAAAGAGCGTCTGTCGTGGGGTCAATCACGACGGTAGATCCCAAACAATTAAAAGGGCCAACCAGCAATTTAACGACGATGTTAGCCGGTCGTGTAGCCGGTATGATTGCGTTTCAACGTTCGGGTGAGCCTGGCTCAGACAATGCCAATTTCTTTATTCGTGGCTTAGGCACGTTCGGTACCGGAAAGCAAGATCCCTTGATTTTGATCGACAACGTCGAGTCGAACGCCACAGAAATGGCGCGTTTGCAACCGGATGATATTGCTTCCTTCTCGGTATTGAAAGATGCAAATGCCGCAGCAGTATACGGTGCGCGCGGTGCTAATGGTGTCGTACTGATAACCACCAAAATGGGTACCGAGGGGCAAACCAAATTTGATTTCCGTATGGAAAATTCGCTATCGACGAATACGCGGAATTTCAGGTTTGCAGATAACATTACCTACATGGAAATGGCTAATGAGGCCTTTTTGACCAGACCGGCAAATGCAGCCAGCGGACAATTACCATATTGGCAAAGTAAAATTGACCATACCAAGGCTGGTGATGATCCCTTATTATATCCAAACAACAACTGGATCGACCAACTGATCAAGGATAATACTTTAAACCAACGTTTCAACATGAGTGTAACCGGTGGTGGCGCAAAAGCACGTTATTACCTGGCCGGAACGTATAATATTGATAACGGTATTTTAAAGGTAGAGGGGCTCAATAATTTTAACACCAATATCAAGCTGAAAAACTATTCATTGCGCTCTAACGTAGACTTGAATTTTACGCCGACGACTACAGGTATCGTACGTTTTTATGCACAGTTTGACGATTATATCGGTCCTATTGGTGGATATGACGATGATGGCAATCGCATTAATGGCGGTACAGCAACTTTTAGACGTGCTTTATGGTCTAATCCGGTCGCTTTTCCGGCGGTTTATCCAGCGTCTATGATGCCTTACATACAACACCCATTATTCGGAAACGCGCTGACCAGGAACGGCGGTCTATATGTCAATCCTTACGCCGAAATGGTGCGAGGCTACCAAGAGTATAATTCATCCACGATTATGCCGCAATTGGAGATCAAACAAGATTTAAACCACTTGATACCGGGTTTAACCTTGACCGGAATGGCTTATGTAAAGCGTTACGCTTATTTTGAGGTGAGTAGGCAGTATAATCCGTTTTACTACTCGGGCTCGGTAAGCCCAGATGGAAATATCGCTTTGCGTGTGCTGAACGATGGCGGTACGGGTTCGATCGGTACGGTAGGAACAGAATACCTCAACTACGCCGAGTCTGAGAAAACAGTCAACTCCATGTTTTATGCGCATGCTATGGCTAATTATGGGCATAGCTTTGGCAAGCATCGCGTAGGCGGTATGTTGTTAGGCTTGATGCAGAGTCAGTTGAGTGGTAATGCCGGAAGTTTACAACTGTCGTTGCCCTCGCGAAACATGGGGCTGTCGGGTCGTTTCACCTATGGTTTTGATGATCGCTACCTGGCGGAGTTTAACTTTGGGTATAACGGATCGGAACGCTTTGCGCAAAATAACCGTATGGGTTTCTTCCCATCCTTCGGTTTAGCCTATAATATTTCTAACGAGTCCTTTTTTGAACCTTTAACCAAGGTGATTTCCAATTTCAAATTGCGCGGTACCTACGGTTTTGTCGGGAATGATCAGATTGGAGAGCGATCAGAACGCTTCTTTTACTTGTCTGAAGTCAATATGAACAATAGCAACTTTGGTGCTGCATTTGGCGAGCTGGGAGGCTACGCTCGCCCGGGTATTTCGGTGAGTCGTTACGCCAATCCAGGCATCACCTGGGAGCGATCCAAACAGATTAACCTGGGTTTAGATTTGGAATTTGTAAACGGCTTATCGATCAATGTAGATGCTTATCAACAAACACGAAGCAACATATTGACCGGACGATCGTTTATCCCGGCCACGATGGGCTTGCAGGCAGCGATCATTGCCAATACCAATAAGGCAGAAAGCAAAGGTGTCGACCTTACCGTAAATTATCAGAAATCGTTTGGCGATGGTTGGTATGTAAACGGTCGAGGAACATTGACCTATGCAAAGAGTAAAATGCTCATTGTTGATGAGCCGGCTTATGCCGAATCATACCGATACACCCAAGGTTATCCGGTGAAACAATACTTTGGTTACCTGGCCGAACGTCTTTTTGTGGATGATCAGGAAGCTGTCAATTCGCCAATGCAATTTGGTACGCCAGGCGAGGATTACCTCGGGGGCGATATTAAATATCGCGACCTGAACGGTGACGGAGTTATTTCTGATTTGGATAGGGTAGCGATTGGATACCCCGAAAACCCGGAATTGATCTACGGCTTTGGCGGTACATTGGGCTGGAAAGGCCTCGACTTCTCTTTCTTTTTCCAAGGATCTGCGCGGTCTTCTTTTATGATTAATGCGCAAAATATATCGCCTTTTTACTTAAATGGCGGAAATCAAAACGGACTGTTGCAAGCGATAGCAGATAGTTACTGGAGCGAAGATAACCGGGATTTATATGCTTTTTGGCCACGCTTGAGCGAGGGCGTAGTAGCCAATAACAACCAGTCGTCGACATGGTGGCTGCGCGACGGCGCATTCCTGCGCTTGAAGAGTCTCGAGCTGGGCTATAACGTAACGGAAAGATTGCTGAAACGTATTCGTGCAAACAACCTGCGCCTGTATGCCAATGCAACCAACTTGTTTGCGATCAGTCGATTCAAATTATGGGATGTAGAAATGGGCGGTAAGGGATTGGGATATCCTGTACAAGCAGTCTACAATTTAGGCCTTCAATTTTCATTTTAA
- a CDS encoding two-component regulator propeller domain-containing protein, which translates to MKNLLLLVLLCLMKGALAQSNVQYIGIEQGLSNDYVTDIYQDKAGFMWFGTNGGLNRFDGYEFINYRNIPLDSRSLPDNRITDITEDAEGNLWIATKVGAAVLHKNQKAFSRLRLWNKANQLDTIDFSIHQLETTKRGILFAGSGQAGLLVIEHCKSGFGAKTVPLQLANQDPRDHYNVHAMCKTAGDQLWAVVQGVGLCYYDQSSHSLRLKVSGNFNATTMTSSSDGDIWFSTNWGLRRYRPGTNTFTDFSAANGLRIERIVHLYFGKDQKMWVCTDGGGIQKIAIHSGAIISNDEGINNLLTSNAVFAVYEDLSSRQWIGTLRGGINVIDPNKGRFKLATNSASKQKIDAKDFVLSIAEADKDKLWIGTEGAGIRQWDMQKQQFSNIALPGSHPINKAFVTDMVQDDDQQLWIATYDQGIVRMDTKTGATKQYSCFYPHTSYANRAIWRLYKDSRQQIWAATLNGGHLYKLDQQKNEFTAVDVDIRDILVISQENENSFWFGSWAEVFHYDPSRKIGKKYTIGTPVRFILHASQQYAWIGTEGGGLLHFNKHDGTFKRYTEKDGLPSNTLLNALADKQGNLWISTYNGLSKFNPERLTFQNFNKTDGLQSNQFSYNAALKRQSGELVFGGIRGFNYFYPADLTFSASFPPVTLTQLSIDNKPYSNLHDYQNAPLANLNDLTIPYDKAVLSISFAALEYTFPDKIKYAYFLEGWDKDWNYVDKQRTAHYSHLKEGTYTLRIKSTDASGKWNTAERQVKIRILPPWWRSLWAYLLYASFVVAALYIYRNYVKYRAALLFKLKTSEFERDKEHELHQKKITFFTHIAHEFRTPLTLIVNPIKEMLYPADMSDSHSAPQELHQVYNNAKRLLSLVDKLLLFQKADGDFDQLRLVRLDIVSLSREVFYCFQQLAHARKIDYQFQSEAESCEILGDREKLEICLFNLFHNALKFTASRGRVIITLCVKQGMVDITVSDSGNGQYTPLSDDIFKAFQRDYGSNSKAKEGFGIGLFLVKKFMQAHAGEIRFAPNTIGGTSFSIELPLPTAFGKEQLIYEDVAEHSVFLHELMEEEHIPIPETAVSSYEEEKKANISNLTTERDIMLLVDDNAEIRTYISKIFQADFDIVQAENGEEALTLLRKMEPSIVISDVVMHGISGIDLCEKIKKNNKLSHIPVILLTASFSADIKLKGIEGGADDYITKPFEKELLTARVRNLLDNRHRLHQYFHSEITLQTNDYKVPAAYKDFLQQAMQVVETHILESDFTVKTLADKLGMSHSNLYRKIKSISGKSANEFIRYIRLRNVARTLIDTNANINEAAYTAGFNDIKHFRQQFSKLFGCTPSEYRKRYAHLKNRYHLAIKQ; encoded by the coding sequence ATGAAGAACTTACTTCTCCTTGTATTGCTTTGCCTTATGAAAGGCGCACTCGCACAAAGCAACGTGCAGTATATCGGTATTGAGCAGGGTTTGTCTAATGATTATGTCACAGATATTTATCAGGATAAGGCCGGTTTTATGTGGTTTGGTACCAATGGTGGCTTAAACCGCTTTGATGGCTACGAATTTATCAATTACCGAAATATCCCGTTAGACAGCCGTTCGCTGCCGGACAATCGGATTACCGATATTACCGAAGATGCGGAAGGCAATTTATGGATTGCTACGAAAGTAGGCGCGGCTGTGTTACACAAAAATCAAAAGGCCTTTAGCCGGTTGCGCTTGTGGAACAAAGCCAATCAACTGGACACGATAGACTTTTCGATACATCAATTAGAGACAACCAAACGCGGCATCTTGTTTGCCGGAAGCGGACAAGCTGGCTTGCTGGTCATTGAGCATTGTAAAAGTGGTTTCGGCGCCAAGACAGTGCCGCTACAGCTAGCCAATCAAGATCCGCGAGATCATTACAATGTGCATGCCATGTGCAAAACTGCAGGCGACCAGTTGTGGGCCGTGGTGCAAGGTGTGGGTCTATGTTATTACGACCAGTCCAGTCACAGCTTGCGCTTAAAAGTTAGCGGAAACTTTAATGCAACCACCATGACCAGCTCCAGTGATGGCGATATTTGGTTTTCTACCAACTGGGGCTTGCGCCGTTACCGTCCAGGCACCAATACGTTTACAGATTTTTCTGCGGCCAATGGCTTACGTATCGAACGCATCGTACATCTGTACTTTGGTAAAGATCAAAAAATGTGGGTATGTACAGACGGTGGCGGCATACAGAAAATAGCTATTCACAGCGGCGCAATTATCAGCAACGACGAGGGCATCAATAACTTACTAACCAGCAATGCTGTTTTTGCTGTTTATGAAGATCTTTCCAGCCGTCAATGGATTGGCACGTTACGCGGCGGTATCAATGTTATCGACCCCAACAAAGGCCGATTCAAACTAGCGACCAACAGCGCTTCCAAGCAGAAAATAGATGCAAAAGACTTTGTCTTGTCTATTGCGGAAGCAGATAAAGACAAACTTTGGATAGGAACCGAAGGTGCTGGCATCAGACAATGGGATATGCAAAAACAACAGTTTAGTAACATCGCACTTCCCGGAAGCCATCCGATCAACAAAGCTTTCGTGACGGATATGGTGCAAGATGACGATCAACAGCTTTGGATAGCAACCTACGACCAAGGCATTGTGCGCATGGATACCAAAACCGGAGCCACCAAACAGTATTCTTGCTTTTATCCACACACCAGCTATGCCAATCGAGCCATCTGGCGATTATACAAAGACAGCCGACAGCAGATTTGGGCTGCCACGCTCAACGGTGGCCACCTTTACAAGCTGGATCAGCAAAAAAACGAATTTACGGCGGTCGATGTGGATATTCGGGATATACTGGTCATTTCCCAGGAAAACGAGAACAGCTTTTGGTTTGGTTCGTGGGCAGAAGTATTTCACTACGACCCGAGCCGAAAAATCGGAAAGAAATACACGATAGGTACGCCCGTGCGTTTCATCTTGCACGCCAGCCAGCAATATGCCTGGATCGGTACAGAAGGCGGCGGTTTATTGCATTTTAACAAACACGATGGCACATTTAAGCGCTACACCGAGAAAGACGGACTTCCGAGCAACACCCTGCTCAATGCTTTAGCAGACAAACAAGGAAACCTGTGGATTTCCACCTACAATGGGCTTTCCAAGTTTAATCCCGAGCGCTTGACGTTCCAAAATTTCAATAAAACAGATGGTTTACAAAGCAATCAGTTTAGCTATAATGCCGCCTTAAAACGCCAAAGTGGGGAGCTCGTATTTGGCGGTATACGCGGTTTCAACTACTTCTACCCTGCTGATTTAACCTTCTCAGCGTCTTTTCCGCCCGTAACACTCACGCAGCTTTCTATCGATAATAAACCGTACAGCAACCTGCATGACTACCAAAACGCTCCGCTGGCCAACCTCAACGATCTCACTATTCCGTATGATAAAGCGGTGCTTTCTATCTCATTTGCCGCTTTGGAATACACTTTTCCAGATAAAATTAAGTACGCATATTTTCTTGAAGGTTGGGATAAAGATTGGAACTATGTTGACAAACAACGTACAGCACATTACTCTCATCTCAAAGAAGGAACGTATACCCTACGCATCAAATCAACCGATGCCAGTGGTAAATGGAATACGGCCGAACGACAAGTAAAGATACGCATTCTTCCGCCCTGGTGGCGTAGTTTATGGGCTTACTTATTGTATGCCAGCTTCGTTGTCGCCGCCCTTTATATATACAGAAATTACGTAAAATATAGAGCAGCCCTCTTGTTTAAACTGAAAACCAGTGAATTTGAACGAGATAAGGAGCATGAGCTGCATCAGAAAAAAATCACGTTTTTTACCCATATCGCGCATGAGTTTAGGACGCCTCTAACCCTGATCGTCAACCCGATAAAAGAAATGCTTTATCCCGCCGACATGAGTGACAGCCATTCGGCGCCACAGGAGCTGCATCAGGTGTACAATAATGCGAAGCGCCTGCTCAGCCTCGTGGATAAGCTACTGCTTTTTCAAAAAGCCGATGGCGATTTCGATCAGCTACGCTTGGTACGCCTTGATATCGTTAGTTTGAGTCGCGAAGTATTTTATTGTTTCCAACAATTGGCACATGCCCGAAAAATTGACTATCAGTTTCAGAGCGAAGCAGAGAGCTGCGAAATACTAGGCGATCGCGAGAAATTAGAAATCTGCTTATTTAATCTTTTTCACAATGCACTCAAGTTTACGGCAAGTCGCGGCCGCGTTATCATCACACTCTGCGTCAAGCAAGGGATGGTCGATATCACCGTATCCGACTCCGGAAACGGCCAGTACACGCCCCTGTCTGATGATATTTTCAAAGCTTTCCAACGCGATTACGGTAGCAACAGCAAAGCCAAAGAAGGCTTTGGCATCGGGTTATTTTTAGTTAAAAAGTTTATGCAGGCACACGCCGGTGAAATACGCTTTGCGCCCAACACGATAGGCGGCACAAGTTTTAGCATCGAATTGCCCCTACCAACCGCCTTTGGCAAAGAGCAGCTAATCTATGAAGATGTCGCAGAGCACTCGGTATTCTTGCACGAATTAATGGAAGAGGAACATATCCCGATACCCGAAACAGCCGTATCGTCTTACGAAGAGGAAAAAAAAGCCAATATCAGCAACTTGACAACAGAACGCGACATTATGTTGTTGGTCGACGATAATGCAGAAATCAGAACCTACATCAGCAAGATTTTCCAGGCTGATTTTGATATCGTACAGGCCGAAAATGGTGAAGAGGCGCTTACACTTTTGCGCAAAATGGAGCCGAGCATTGTCATCAGCGACGTTGTTATGCATGGTATATCCGGCATTGATCTTTGCGAAAAAATCAAGAAAAACAACAAGCTAAGCCATATTCCCGTCATCCTCCTTACCGCCAGCTTCTCGGCAGATATAAAATTGAAAGGCATCGAGGGTGGTGCTGATGACTATATTACGAAGCCTTTTGAAAAGGAACTGCTCACCGCCCGGGTACGCAATCTTTTGGACAACAGGCATCGCTTGCATCAGTATTTCCATAGCGAGATTACACTCCAAACCAACGACTATAAAGTTCCGGCCGCTTACAAAGATTTTTTGCAACAGGCGATGCAAGTTGTCGAAACGCATATTTTGGAGAGCGATTTTACGGTGAAAACCTTGGCCGATAAACTCGGGATGAGCCATTCCAACCTTTACCGTAAAATCAAATCGATATCCGGAAAATCGGCCAATGAATTTATCCGGTACATCCGCTTGCGCAACGTAGCGCGGACGCTTATTGACACCAATGCGAATATCAACGAAGCCGCCTATACGGCAGGCTTTAACGACATCAAACATTTTCGTCAGCAATTTTCCAAGCTTTTTGGCTGTACACCGTCTGAATACCGGAAACGATATGCCCATTTGAAAAACAGATACCACCTCGCGATCAAACAATAG